One window of Triticum dicoccoides isolate Atlit2015 ecotype Zavitan chromosome 5A, WEW_v2.0, whole genome shotgun sequence genomic DNA carries:
- the LOC119302519 gene encoding dehydration-responsive element-binding protein 1B-like: MDVADAASSSGQEQQGHRTVSSEPPKRPAGRTKVHETRHPLYRGVRQRGRVGQWVCEVRVPGVKGSRLWLGTFATAEMAARAHDAAVLALSGRAACLNFADSAWRMLPVLAAGSFGFGSAREIKAAVAVAVVAFQKEQIIPVAVAVVALQKEQIIPVAVAVVALQKQQIPVAVALVALQEQQVPVAVAVVALHRQQVPVACPATSGPGSALFYMSSSDLLELDEEQWFGGMEAGSYYASLAQGMLVAPPDERARPEDGEQSGVQTPLWSQSHLFN, translated from the coding sequence ATGGACGTCGCCGACGCCGCCTCCTCATCTGGCCAGGAGCAGCAGGGGCACAGGACGGTGTCGTCTGAGCCGCCGAAGCGCCCCGCGGGGCGGACCAAGGTGCATGAGACGCGCCACCCGCTGTACCGCGGCGTGCGGCAGCGGGGCCGGGTCGGGCAGTGGGTGTGCGAGGTGCGCGTGCCCGGGGTGAAGGGCTCCAGGCTCTGGCTCGGCACCTTCGCCACCGCCGAGATGGCGGCGCGCGCGCACGACGCAGCCGTGCTCGCGCTCTCCGGCCGCGCCGCCTGCCTCAACTTCGCCGACTCCGCGTGGCGCATGCTGCCCGTGCTCGCGGCCGGGTCGTTCGGCTTCGGCAGCGCGCGCGAGATCAAGgcggccgtcgccgtcgccgtcgtggcTTTCCAGAAGGAGCAGATTATCccagtcgccgtcgccgtcgtggcGCTACAGAAGGAGCAGATTATCccagtcgccgtcgccgtcgtagcGCTCCAGAAGCAGCAGATTCCAGTCGCCGTCGCCCTGGTGGCGCTCCAGGAACAGCAGGTCCCAGTGGCTGTCGCCGTCGTGGCGCTCCATCGGCAGCAGGTTCCAGTCGCGTGCCCGGCAACCTCCGGCCCGGGCAGCGCTCTGTTTTACATGTCGTCCAGCGACTTGTTGGAGCTGGACGAGGAGCAGTGGTTTGGCGGCATGGAGGCCGGGTCGTACTACGCGAGCTTGGCGCAGGGGATGCTCGTGGCACCGCCGGACGAAAGAGCGAGGCCGGAGGACGGCGAGCAGAGCGGCGTCCAGACGCCGTTATGGAGCCAGAGCCACCTGTTCAACTAA